The genomic stretch TTGCTCTATTAATAATATGCGCACTAGTTAGTTTGACTGCAAAGAGCTCAGCGATTACACATTCGGCAAGTTGGTCTACTCCCGAACCGTTGGGTATAATTGCTAACGCCAAATAGTACTTAACTCCCTCGTAATTAGGTTACGAGGGCTTTTTTATGTCATATAATGAATTGACATCACGATTTGTTGTAAATCTCACGACAAGTTAATTATTTTGTAAATCACCTCTGGTTGGTTTTGTTGGTTTATTGTGATTACAAACATAACTATTTGGAGGTGGCCTATATGAATTCTCTTGGTCAACGCATTCGTGAATTTCGATTGAAAAAGGGTCTCACTCAAATTGAGCTTGCTTCTGGCTTATGCACAGCAAGCTTAATCTCGCAAATTGAAAGCGACCGGGCGCGTCCTTCATACAAAACATTAGTTGCTCTAGCATCTCGTCTTGATGTTCCGCTTGAACATCTCTTAAAAGAGGTAAATTTTGATTTGGAGTCTTCGAGTAAATCCAAAATGGCGAGAAGCATGGTTCGAGCGAGAGAGTATCAAGCTGCCATTCCACTGCTGAATGATCTCTTGGAAATTCAACAGCAACGGATTCCGAAAGAGGGATTGTTTTTGGAACTTGTGCAATGTCACATTGAGTTGGGAAATGCGCTGGAAGCAGAAAGCTTGCTGAACCAGTTGTATCAAATTTGCAACACGGAACGGAACGATTTTTTGCTGGCTGATGTGCTGTATTATCTTGGAAAAGTCGCTGCGTTGAAAAATGATTACCCAATTGCACTTTTCCATACGAATCGTGCTTGGGAAGAGCTAAAAACGGTAGAGGAGATCGACGCAGATTTTCAAGCAAAGGTTCTCATGCAATTGGCTTCTCTCCATGAGCGGGTTGGAAAGGTAGCAGAGGCGGCGAAGTTGTACGAGAGGGCGTTGTTGCTCAATCAGTGTAATGGTGAAGAGCGAGGGAAGGCATACCTTCGTTTGGCAGAAGTTTATGATCGGCAAAAGAAGCATGAGCAAGCACAAGAATTTGCAATGAAGGCAACTATTCTTTTGGAGGAAGAATCTACGAAAGAGCACATGCAGGAAATGCAACGCCGTTTGCTTATGCTTCAGCGCGATTCGAGCGATTGGAACAAGTCTGTTCAAACTCTTATGTCAATGGCGGAACAGTTTGAGCAAGATGGTAAGAAACAGAAGGCTGGTGAAGTATACGCCGACCTTGCTCTAATCTGTTTGGAAAATCAAGAATATGATGAAGCATGGGCGTATGCTGAAAAAGCGAGAATGGCTCTCTCTGATACGGATTCTATGATGGGGGAAGTTCACCGCGTGCTATCATTTGTCTATTTTCGTCGCGAAGATGAGAATAAAGGGAAGAAGCATCTCGAGAACGCGGTCAAGATTTTCGAGCAGCACGGCAAAATTGCGGAACTTGAAACTGTTACATTACACATGTGCCGATACCTGAGCGACAAAGGGGATCACCGGGAAGCATACGAGCGGATGGAAGCGTTTCACCACTACATGATCAAGCAGTTAGAACAACGTGGGATCATTTTGTGAAAATAAAACTGATGACTCCCTACGAAAGACATAATTGGGAGTGTTATTCTCGAACGAAGGTGAGGATCGGTAACCAAATAGGTTGTCGGTTCATCCACCAAAAACATCGTGATCGTTGGTATTTTCGCGGTTATCGAGTGGAAGCAGATGGGTTTTATGAAGCCATGACCAAACTAGAGGAGAGAATTTTCGGCGTAGAAGGATTGTCAGACCGGGCTCTATGGGAAAGAGTTGGCGCGATGATCGGTGTGAATGGTATCTGGGGTTATCTGTATAAGAGCAAAACGAAGCAAGGTACTTGGGTGTGGTGCGGGCATGAATTTGAAGCGGAGACAGAGAAGAAAGCAAGGGAGCATTTGCAAAGTTTGAGCAAGGACTCGTGAGCGTTGAATTGGGCGACCCGAAGGGGTTGCCTTTTCTATTTTTGCGGGGTGGTGATCAGATTAGAGGTCAAAAGTAGCAAAAGAACACTCCTGTTTGAAGTAATTTGTTTTATACCGATTCCAATAATTTGGGGTATTTTTAGGCTGTTTTGGGCTTAGAACGTAGTGAAATGGGGAATCTACCGAACGCGATTTCATAAGTACGTCAGAGATCGAATGTAACACAGTAGACAAAGAGTTACATTCGGAAAAGTGCCGCCACCCCTTGATATATAAGTGTTTTAAGCAGATATAGAAATATTAGTTATAGCATGATCCTGTTACATTAGAAGTAACAAAGCGTTTAACAAAAGGAGGAAAGAAATGTAATTCGTACACCCTATTCGAGACAAAAAGCAGATCGACGAGATGAAGAAGGTACTCAGAAAACAATCGTTTCGTGATTGGTTTCTGTTTGTCCTTGGTATCAATACAGGATTACGGGTAAGCGACGAACTCACTTTGAAGGTTAAGAATGTACGCAATCAAACACACATCACCATCAAAGAGAGCAAGACCGAAAAGGACAAGAGGTTTAGAATCAACGGGACTCTGCGTGAATGCATCGATGAATATATAGAAGGGATGGAGGATGAAGCGTGGTTATTCCCTTCTAGGAAGGGCGATAAACCAATTTCGAGGGTGCAGGCCTACCGAATCCTGAACGCTGCTGCAGAGAAGGTCGGGGTGGATGAGATCGGGACTCATACCATGAGGAAGACATTCGGCTACCACCACTACAAACAGAACAAAGATGTTGCCATACTACAGAAGCTCTTTAATCACTCTGCTCCGTCCGTCACGCTTCGCTACATAGGTATCGAGCAAGATGAAATGGACGCATCAATTGAAGATTTCAGCCTATAACCACCCGGGAGGGTGGTTTTTATGTAGGGGGGTAGGAAAACATAGGTATAGGAATTTTCTGATTATGATAAAAGTATAGGACTTCTATTACTATTCTATTATAATAATTATATAATATTATTATGGATGCATTCGGAGGGGATAAGCATGGGTAAAGAAAATTACCGCATATATAAGTTGGAGTCAAAAGAGGATTTCATAATATACTTGTGGTCATTGATTGTAAGTGTTGATAGGCATCTAGTGCAATATAAGAAATACCTCGACCAACTTGAAGCTCTGATTAAAGAAAACAACATTATTGACAAGCCAGGTATAAAAGTTCCAAAAGATTACTATGAAGAAATGAATGATAAGATTCAGAAACGTAGCGGACATCTTCTTAATTTGATCGGCGATTACACAATAGAAGGTTTGTCTTATAAAAGATTTAGAAATATTGTTGCTTCGAATAAAAAAAGGGGAATTGATTACGGATTACCTGAGTTGGACTTAGAAATAACAAAAGCAATTACTGATTTTCATAATTCAAGAAACTGGGGCATGCATGAGCCTGCATCGTTATTGAATGCGCAATTAGAGGAAATACGAGAACAAACAGGGGAGGATCCAAAAAGTTATTTACTTAGTAGAATTGTGCCGGAGATCAGTTGGCATGATTTTACGAACTATGAAGGGTATTGGTTAATTGATTTATTTACTGAATCGCAACATATTTATGGTGGATTTAGGATGGTACACCAACAGATGAAAAAAGATTACTCTATCCTTATAGGAGAGAGAGTAAGAATTAGAAGAATCAAGACAGAGGTCAGACCATTCCAATCAGAGTTTACCTTGCCAAAGACGTCAATGGCGATGCAAACACAAGTTTATAAAAAAGAAATTGAATCCGAAGAGTAAGTCAACGACCCGTATTTGACACAATTTTATATAGTAAGTGTTAGTGTAGACGGGAATTGCTTCGAGTAGTTTTTATTCTTAATAAAACTAGAGGTGATAGATATGGATGTAAAGAAAATAACTAGAGATTTTTTCGACGGATACAACAGGATTAGAAAAAAGTCACTTTGGAAAGGTTGTTTTATCGAAGGTAAGGATTGCTCAACTGATATTATTCACGCACATTCAATTCAAAATAATAAAATTCTATCAAAGATTTCTGAGAATGGAGAGGTACTTCAATTTGGACAAACGTTAGATGATGATCTTGACTTTATGATCACGATGAAAAAAGAGGGACGTAAAAAAGCAACGACTTTTACTGGATTCTGTGGTTATCATGATGGAAAAGTTTTTTCTCCTATCGAAAATCATGATTACATTATTGGCAATAAAGAACAAGAATTTCTCTATGCTTACAGAGCATTAGCAAAAGAATATCACTCCAAAAGAAGTGTAAAGAAAATATCGGAGAATATAAAAGGATTATTGGAAGAGGGGGAGTTTACGAAGATTAATAATATTTTCAAGGAGATTGGAGATCCCTCTGAAGAACATAAACAATTCATGGAGTCGATAGTGGCAGGGCATATTTGGGGTTCAGAAGATGCACTTGATAGATTGGAAAGTTACCGAATAGCAATGAATATTAACCTGAATAAAGGAAGGTACTATAAGGTACTTACCGATGTAATTGAGTTTGATGAGGAATATCATATTGCAGTATCTTCGTTATTAAATATCGAGAGAGATTTAGAAGGGAATATCGTGAATGATTTAGAGGACTTCAAGTCACATTTGACACCCCTGTTTTTCACAGTGTTCCCTCAAAGTGGTAAAACATATGTATTAATGAGCTATTTTAAGGTTGATGAGCACCGTTATGCTTTTATAAAAGAACAAATATTATCGAAAGATACTGAAACACAAAAAAGAATAATTTCAAACCTAATCGTGAAGTATGTTGAAAACTTTGCTGCTTCACCTATTCGTTGGGCTCAACTTACCATGGAACAGCAAGAAAAAATTAATCAAGCCTTTCTAAACACTATTTTTGAGAAAGGTAAGAAGCTCGATACATTAGATATTAATGTTTTTGTTTAAAAGTAACACAACGATAGGATATGTGCATTTCGTAAAGTAACCGTATCATTATGGGTACGGTTTTTTTTTGTTTTGTCTTATAGGGGACAAATTTTCTGAGGGTTGATCATCAATTTAATAGACATATAATACTCTATGGAGACCGCAAGGCTACTCCACATACCAAATCACCCATACAACGACATATCCGCGTGATAACAGGCTTTCCAAAGAGAGGTACCGAAGTGCTCATAACGGGTCGGTCTTGAAAACCGTTAGGGTCATACTCGATATATAAATAAGAAACCGCATCCATGGTGGGAGGCGGTTTTTTGTTAGAATGTGATCGAGTTTATAGGCTTTGAGATTGCTTGAGTTTTACAAAACTAGTAAAGTTGTAGTAATCCAACCAAGTTTTGAAAAACCACCTACTAACTAAACAGTGAGATTGAAGAAGTTCCTTCTAAACAAGCTAAAACCCTTGCAAAATCCTCCCCCAACGTCGACTCGATCCGCAACCTTTTCGGCAACACGGTCAACGTGGGCAAGGCGAAACCGACCAACTCGGAGTTCATTGCTAATGTCGCGAAAAAGTTGTGCATCGAGTCGAAATGTTATAGCCGATACTAGATAACCAAAAGTTGAAGCTATGGCCTATTCAAAGGTTGAAGGAAAAGATACCGTTCGCTTCTAGTTCGAATTCATCAGATATTACATTCGAATCTTACTGTGTAGGTCATCCAAGCGATAAAAAATATATAGGAAACGGGGATTAATCTTGATAAACGGCGCAACTCATAGTAAATTTGTAATAGAGTTCGCTAGGGCTTTACGCACGATACGCCATGACTAACAAGTCCAAAACGCCAAAAATCCTTGCTACATCTGACCTCTCGCCACTACCACATGGAGAGGTACCGAAGTGGTCATAACGGGGCGGTCTTGATAACCGTTAGGGTTCATGCATTAAAATCCACAAACAAGAACCAGCTTACGATTCTTGCAAGAGTCCGCTCTTAGAGGTATAATGAGTTAAACCAAATGGACTTTCGGCGTTGTGAAATAGTGGACGAACCTTTATATAATAAGGATTCTTTCTCTCACTTAACCTTAAATATAGCGCAGCCTGGTAGCGCGCACCCTTGGGGTGGGTGAGGTCGTGGGTTCGAATCCCGCTATTCCGACCATATTGTAAGAAAGCGTGTCGGGACTTAGTTCCGGCACGCTTTTTTGTTTTAGGGGATGCAGGAGAAGAGTCGAAAGGCGAGGTTCTTCGTTCAGCAGGGGGTTCCTCCTATACAACGCTCTTCTATTCGGTGACGACTTGCGCGGCGAGGATGGAGGTTGCTGCCGCAAGCGATACGCCGACCGCTTCGGCTGGCAGGGCACAGTGCGCGGCGTTGCCGATCAGCAGCAAACCGTCTTGCGTCCACTCTTTGACAAAATGCAGGAGGGCTAGCAAGATGTGGAACGGTTTGAAGTCGCTCAATGTCTCGGCGAAATCGGCCAGCGTAGGTGTGGCCGCGTGCAATTCGTCCGCGCCGCGATCGGTGATCTGCTTCCACTGCCTTATTGGCAGCATGATCCCGGCTTGCAACTGGCCGCGGTGGCGATTGTGAACTGGGTGGACTGGAAGAAGCTGATGCAGGAGAGACAGGGGCGGAAGGATCGGAGTTTCGTGAGCTGAGTTACAGTTGTGGGGGAAGGGGTATATATGCTATTCTGTTGCTGGTTGCAACATTCTCGTACGACAAAGGAGCGTTTCGCACATGTCTAACGAACTGGAAGCGAAAAAAGGCACCCATTATACACTGATCGATGCAGGTCCGTTTACGGAGCTGGGAAAGTACAAGTTCGAAGTCGGTCCCTATCAGTTCCCAGGTAAGCTGTTTTTGAACGAGCTGCTCGGGTTGACAGGAATGGAAGTCAGCTTCGGGAAGATGTTCCCCGGCACGGGATTACCATATTCGCATAAGCATGTGGAGAATGAAGAGCTTTATATTTTTATCAAAGGCCAAGGGCAGTTCTTGATCGATGGCGAAGTGATTGACGTTCGCGAAGGGACTGCGATTCGCGTAGGCACGGAAGGCGTGCGGACGTGGCGGAACAACTCGACGGAGGAATTGCACTATATTGTGATTCAAGCGAAGCAAGGCAGCTTGGGGCAGTATACGCTGCAGGATGGGAAGATCGTCGAGCCGAAGGTGACGTGGCCAGGCGAAGAGGCGTAGTGTTTTCATGATCTTTGGGGGAGGGGTGTCATTTCATTCCTCTCGCTGAATACGGTCTGTTCGTAACTCTCTATGATAATCATGGGGGGTTATTTTTATGTTTGGAGCTAAGACAAAACGTAAGGGCGCAAGAAATTCAACTAGCATCAATGGCCGTTCTTTCGTGGGAGGGTGATCGCTGGTCGAAATGTTCGGAAGGTATATGTTGCAGGAAAAGGCGGATGGCTTGGCACGGAAAACCCATAAAGACTATGAAGTACATTTAAGATACTTGTTAGACTCTAAAAGGCGGTGACATCGCGGGGGAAGACATCACTGCCGATTTGTTAAGAGCCAATATTGACTGGATGATCCATGACAAGGGACTTTCCCCAGTAACGACAAATGTGAGGATCAGAACGATGAGGGCTTATATTCGTTTCGCATTTAATATGGCGTTCTGAGAGGGGATTGAACAACAGCCTCATTCTTATAAATGAAAAGAGGATTTTATAGGAAACAAAAATGCACCCATCGGGGTGCAAGGATAAATCAGTTACGAGGATTGGAGATAACTCCATGCGGTTTTGGGTCGAGGTCAGCTACAACGTTTGAAAGGTTACTTCCGTTGCTGACGAGAACAACAAATGCACACAGCGCTAACAGTGCTAGGATCTTTTTCATTTCGACTCTCTACTCCCTTGCTAAGGATTCAAAAAGATCACTTCGTTTGCTTTGCAAGTCAA from Tumebacillus algifaecis encodes the following:
- a CDS encoding helix-turn-helix domain-containing protein, whose protein sequence is MNSLGQRIREFRLKKGLTQIELASGLCTASLISQIESDRARPSYKTLVALASRLDVPLEHLLKEVNFDLESSSKSKMARSMVRAREYQAAIPLLNDLLEIQQQRIPKEGLFLELVQCHIELGNALEAESLLNQLYQICNTERNDFLLADVLYYLGKVAALKNDYPIALFHTNRAWEELKTVEEIDADFQAKVLMQLASLHERVGKVAEAAKLYERALLLNQCNGEERGKAYLRLAEVYDRQKKHEQAQEFAMKATILLEEESTKEHMQEMQRRLLMLQRDSSDWNKSVQTLMSMAEQFEQDGKKQKAGEVYADLALICLENQEYDEAWAYAEKARMALSDTDSMMGEVHRVLSFVYFRREDENKGKKHLENAVKIFEQHGKIAELETVTLHMCRYLSDKGDHREAYERMEAFHHYMIKQLEQRGIIL
- a CDS encoding site-specific integrase, coding for MRDKKQIDEMKKVLRKQSFRDWFLFVLGINTGLRVSDELTLKVKNVRNQTHITIKESKTEKDKRFRINGTLRECIDEYIEGMEDEAWLFPSRKGDKPISRVQAYRILNAAAEKVGVDEIGTHTMRKTFGYHHYKQNKDVAILQKLFNHSAPSVTLRYIGIEQDEMDASIEDFSL
- a CDS encoding FAD-dependent monooxygenase, giving the protein MYPFPHNCNSAHETPILPPLSLLHQLLPVHPVHNRHRGQLQAGIMLPIRQWKQITDRGADELHAATPTLADFAETLSDFKPFHILLALLHFVKEWTQDGLLLIGNAAHCALPAEAVGVSLAAATSILAAQVVTE
- a CDS encoding cupin domain-containing protein, with translation MSNELEAKKGTHYTLIDAGPFTELGKYKFEVGPYQFPGKLFLNELLGLTGMEVSFGKMFPGTGLPYSHKHVENEELYIFIKGQGQFLIDGEVIDVREGTAIRVGTEGVRTWRNNSTEELHYIVIQAKQGSLGQYTLQDGKIVEPKVTWPGEEA